The window AGGGCTccaagaaagccgtgaccaagactcagaagaaggacggcaagaagaggaggaagaccaggaaggaaaGCTATGCCATCTACGTGTACAAGGTGCTCAAGCAGGTCCATCCTGACACCGGCATCTCCTCCAAGGCCATGGGCATCATGAACTcctttgtcaatgatatcttcgagcgcatcgcaggggaagcctcccgcctggctcactacaacaagcgctccaccatcacctcccgggagatccagaccgccgtgcgcctgctgctgcctggagagctggccaagcacgccgtgtccgagggcaccaaggccgtcaccaagtacaccagcgccaagtaacctgctccgcctcctgctgtcaccccaaaggctcttctaagagccgCCACATTGTCTATGATAGAGCTGGGGCTTCTCCTGTTTGTATTCCCCGTATTCTCTTCTGTATATGTGGCCGCTATTCTGTCAGTACAGTCTATTGAGACTATATATATTCTGCTCCGGGATCGGGTGAGATCAGAGCGGCGGCTGCggttctcactgactgcaggatgtatattctcctgtggtggagcggggggcGCTGTAGAGTTCTCCGTAGTTAACCCATTGCCCGATCtgtcttgtgatcagtgttaAGTGTCTCCTCCACCAGATTCCCCGATTATTTCTTCTATAATCTCCTGATCGATCACACAGCCTTACTGGAGTGAATTGTTGCGGTAACGCTATAATATGTAGTCTGCACAATCTATAAATCCTAATTTACTGACCGGGGAATCTATTGATCGGTATCGCCGGGGTTTATTATGAGACTCTCATCCTACtgtgtgtgcactgactgggaGGGAACAATAGAGAAACAAGGAGGATGAGGGTAGTAGTCAGCCACAGAATCAGCCTCTACATCTCGGGGAGATCTCTCCATTGTTATCGGGACCGCGCACACGGCtcattgttaaccctttagcggcATGTTTACTACAATGAAATGACAAAGGACCCGAGCCCGATTCTACACAGCAGGAAGGACACCACAGTATCAGAGTATTTCTCCGCTCATAGGCAGCATTAATTCTATATAAATCCCGATGGGTCAATGTTCATTTATTAATGCCGCTTTCCAGACTCACACATTGGctgatcacaggatgttcagggtTTGAATTTCCCGCTTCCTCCAGACCCGATAACAATGGAGAGATCCCCCTCATTCTCGTGTATGtcaccaatagtgttgctcgcgaatattcgcaattcgaatattattcgcgaatatcgcatattcgcgaattcgcgaatttcgcgaatatagcgctatatattcgtaattacgaatattcgtttttttttcttttttttcttcacagtacacatcacagtgatcatccctctctgcttccagcttgtgtggtgtaaagaaggctctaatactactgtgcgagactggctacgaaaattcgcatatgctaattttcgcatatgcgaattttcacgtatattaattttgtatatgctaattttcacatatgttaatttttcgcatatgcgaaaataaaacgaagatataacgaatatgcgaatattcgcgaatatatgacgaatattcgtctatatattcgcgaatattcgcgaattcgaatatggcctatgccgctcaacactagtcaccaaTAAAGATCCTAATCCTATGCGCAATGCTCGCACAGCTGCCGTTGGTTATAATCTTTGGAAATTAATTATAGTCATGAATTATAAGTAAAAGTCTGGTGTAGATAACCGCACACCGCTCCCACTCATACACCGATCACCCTCCCGCTGTCTCGGTCTCAGCTTGTGAATAAACCGGCCGTGCATGGAAGCCTGAAGGGAAGAGATCAGTGGTGTCCAGGTGCGGTCTGGATGTTCCCAGTGATAATACTG is drawn from Hyla sarda isolate aHylSar1 chromosome 4, aHylSar1.hap1, whole genome shotgun sequence and contains these coding sequences:
- the LOC130267542 gene encoding histone H2B 1.1 — protein: MPDPAKSAPAPKKGSKKAVTKTQKKDGKKRRKTRKESYAIYVYKVLKQVHPDTGISSKAMGIMNSFVNDIFERIAGEASRLAHYNKRSTITSREIQTAVRLLLPGELAKHAVSEGTKAVTKYTSAK